The nucleotide window aaaaaatgtcctaCTTATCAGTGCAAGTTGATCATTGTCTCTTCTTATAGAAAGCTGGCACATAGAGCAACAGCCAGACATGCTAAATCTTCAGTATTCTCATCTCAGAAGTGTCCTCAACACTCACCTCATACTGATCGTAGGCAAACATGCTGGCCCACCAGGCCCTCATGTCTGCACGGGTGAAGTCTGGATAGCCTGCGCTACCTAAAGTACATCATCCATTCccaggagaaagaggaagaacagaaaGGAATGTGGTAGAAATATTAACTGTGATAATGAGGATCTAAGGACATGGAAAGCACATCTATAcatttaatgtttctctgtgaagaTCCAGTTCATAAGCTACATTTACAAAAGCATTTCCTGGTGATTGATGTAGAACAGTCAGTCTCTTACCAGGCCAGCACCAGCCCTCGTAGTCTCCACCATCTTTATTCTTGATGTAGAAACCCCGAGAACGGATTTCATTATGGATCTTGTAGTTGCTGTCTACTTTGATATGAGGATCCACAATGGCCACCATCTATGAAAAAAATATAGTGAAAGGGGAATTGAGGAAAAATTCTGAAAAGCATAAAACCTTCCAGCAAGAAAAACCCATGAAGCTGTGAATCCTAGCCCTGTCTGCTGGTACAATGATGCTGAATTATTTATCATCTGTACCTTGCGTTTCTTGTCCATGAGACCCTGCAGCATTTCCTTTGGCGTCGCAAACTTGTGCGGATCCCAGGTGAAGTAGCGCTTCCCGTCTGTGTGCTCAATATCGAGCCAGATGAAGTCGTAGGGGATGTCGTGCTCGTCAAAGCCGGCATCCACTGACTGCACGTCTTCCTGATCATTGTAGTTCCAGCGGCACTGGTGGTAGCCCAGGGAAGCCAAGGGAGGAAAGGACTGCGTGCCTGAAGAACAACGTGAGAGGGAGGTGAGACGACGAGAGGGGAGCAGGTGAGTTAAAAGCTGATAATTTATTGAgctacacagacaaacacactggttataggaaagaaagaaactgaaccAAAGCAATTTCAGCTGTGAATTACATTAACTTTAGtattaagaaaataatctgaaagGAAAAAGTGCTACTTGGAGAGGGTGGTGGACAATGTATAAATGGCCAGTGATCCATCTTCCTACCTGTGAGGGAGGCATACTGAGAGAAGACATCATTGGGTGTTGGTCCGAGCATAATGAAGACATCGATGATGCCGCTTTCAGAGATCCAACGCACGTCTGTCTGTGGTGTCTCACTGGAGCCCTGAACATAATCCAGCATTTTCCCAAAAACCGTCTACGCAGAGACAAAGCAGGTGTAAACGACTGGGATTTTGTGAAGGACACAGTCACCATGTCTCTTTTTAATCAAACTAGGAAccaaaaagtaaaactgaagaAGATGTACCTTCCCAGCTGTGTTGGAGCTGATGTCCACCCAGGTTTCAGCAGCATTGAGCCAGAAGATGCCTGTGGTCCGCTGAGCGTTGTGGGCTAACATAACTGGGACGGCCCCGTACAGGGCCATAGGATTATAGAGCTCATACTGAAACACATCCAGGTTGTAGAGCCGATATGGATCACCATTACtggaacacacaaacacacatgcaggcttGATCCAGTGCAGTGAAGACTATGTTAACAATTGCTCGTGTACCAACTAGTGTGAAAGGAAACTCAAACTCCATCTCCATTTTATATGTGAAATATGAACTTGTTGTTGCCACTCACTCTGTTGTTTTGAGCCTCAGGGTGTCTGCGTGCTCTGGGATGCCGTATACGTGCTCCACCCCCGGCAAAGAAAAGTCTAAACTAACAGCAGATGGACCTGCAACAACCGATAATAGTTGGACAAGTATAAAGTCATATAGCAGGGATTTTTATTGACCAGATAATGGTTACAGTGATTTTAGAGTGGTCAAAAAAACTACCTTTCCATCACttaaccaaaacacacacacagatataattGTACCAGTAATTGTGCTAAAATGACCAATAACTGAAAATGTAAGTATGACTTACCATTAGGTTTGCTGTCCGAGTGCGACTTAAACGTTTCCTCCCACATCACGTCTTCtactttctcttcctcttcttttgctGCCTGGGAGGCAAACAGGGACAGAAGTGATTTACAAGAGGAGATCGAAGCTGAGATACAGCGTAGAAATTGCgtcttaaaaataaaagagaggaagaggagaagaaattgTGTCTCAGTCTGCAGTACCTCGGCCTGATTAGCCGGATCagcctcctctttcttctcgGCCTCTGGGTCTGCCTGACTGCTCCACGGCCCAAATTGAGTaagaggtgaggaggggggtgcagggaaaagaaagaggtgTCACTTTGACAAAGTCACACTATTTTTTGAAGGGTAACAATATATGGGAGTATAATTCAACTATGGCGAAACAAAAAGGGCATAAAAACAGGGAGGTTGGTGACTGCCCCCTGATTCCACACTGACAACTAACAAGTACTCTACAAGGTCTTGAATGACTTTACTTTAATGACAAAGGGGACTGAGCAACTCCCTACCTTGTGGCTATTTCAAGCTATTCATCATGGGACAGGAGCTCTAGAGGCTGCGGCACGTAATACCTACAGGGCTCCTTAAAAGGACCAACTGATACCCAGTGGATCCGACATACACTGAGGTGTAATCCAGGCCATGGTGTAGCACCACAGACACCTTCACACAAGCTCtgaactgtaaaaatatttttgttggtCACACGCAGCTGTGGAAGTGTATGATCCGCAGCAGCACAAaggttgggtttttttttaaaagtttttcagAGCTCAAAAGAAGCACTGTGTTCTGAAGTAAACTGTCCCCAAATTGAGGAAactgcaaaaatgcaaaaatacaaacagaggCATAACCACAAAGAGAGATGTTGCTGTTGGGTTTGGGAAGTTGGCAGCAATCCCTGAGAATAAAGCATAAGAGCTATCTGGTGGGACACAGACTACATGTGTGTGAAGGCAGAGATACATCGCTCTCAACTGTGCTATAAAATAGTACACACTCAGCATTAGCAATATTTTTTCTCTACTGCAGTTAGCTCTCTAACATAACTGGTGAAAAGACCCAGTCGGTCATGCAGTTGCAGTGTTAGATCAGTTTATCAGACGAGTTGCTGAAGTGACACTAGAGGTGCGTGATTTAGTTAATCTGACGAGACAGTGTTGCACAGTAAAAATCACAGCTAGGCCTTCAGCAGATCCTACAGTATAATCATCCAGCCAACATGTTTTCTGATGATCaggatgatttttttctttgtttcatgaaataaaatgaaaaatcaacatCCTtagtttctgtcactgttgatcCTTCAAAAATGCGAGGACAAGAACAGTCAAGGCCAGACCCTTAATTctgaatcaaatcaaacactgccatgcacacactcaacccccccccccctcgctTTCTCACTCTCAGTCACATTTATTTGAGGGTAAATACAGAACTTGGTGTGATGGGAGTCCCTACGTTTTATGTCACTATTGGCAGCATTGGCACAAGGAACAGAATACACACTTACAAATCTTAAGGGTCTTTACCTAGAGAATACCCTCTTGATATTATCCCACACGCTAGCCACTGTGCTAGTTACTTTATAGGAGAAACTAGGATGATAGGGAGAAGAGGACAGAACAACGAGTCAGAGACAatactcaaaaaacaaaccatttcatgggaacaaaaatagaaatcaTCCATTGAGTGAGGACGTGGATTCAAAAGAGAGCTGGTatttggaaatgtgtgtgtgcacgcgtggTTTCTCACGTGTCCTTGCGCATCCTCAGGTGCTCGAAGGCCAGCAGGCCGCGTGAGTTCAGCGACATCAGGACTTCGCGTCCCTCCATGATGTCCAGTCGGAAGGGCCGGGCACTGACGATGACCCTCTGGGACTCCGCCCCCAGGGACAGCACCACCCCGTTCTCATCCtgagacaggagagacaggctgaggcagagagaggggaaggagagtGGAGGCGAAGGTCAAGAAAGAAAGTGGTTTTTATAGAGAAAAGTGAGGACAAAAACTAAAAGAACTCAATTAGAACTGTCTTATCATTGGTTCAGTACCAAACCTATAGATGATGTTAATAAAACCTGCTGCAGCCAAATAAACTTCAAGGTTGGACGTGTGAAATGATTCTAAGAGATGAGACCAGACAGCAAAAATGGCCTCTTTTGTTTCAGTGGAAGACTTTATATTCAGAGTTTCAGTTCTGCCACCTTTACAGTCGAGCTATGCACCGTGGGTAGATGCCTCAGCCTACAGAGTAGAACATATTTCTATTTCCTCTCAATATTTACAGTCAAGTAAAATGTTCTACAGATAATAATCGgtaattttgtcttttttttgatTGCCTCTGTAACATCAAAACCTTCACCCACCCACTCACACCACACAGTCAGTAACTCCAATGGGAGGACTTACGGCTCGGTAGGTGGCTCCCTGATGAGCACGTCTGGGACCTCATATCGAGGCTTCAGCGGCTTCAGCTCGTTAATCTTCACCCTTGTTATGTTTCCCTGGAGACGGTAGAGCTCGAGCAGCAGACGCACCTGAgagccaaacacagagagaggagagaggggagaggggggagataTTCAGGAGAAGCAAAAGGAGGGTACAGAGGAATTTCATTATTATCTTAGAAACACTAAAGAAGAAGTCAGCAAATGGGTTCAGCCAAGGGACAGTTTTTTTCAGCCTCACACTTAAGTTTGCCATATTAGGCATTCGGTTTTGATGCTACAAGGAGGGGCATGCTGCTGTCGTGGTCTGATTATAGTCCAATTTAACTGAGATTTTACTAAGCAGAAAGCTCTTTCTGGGATGCTGGTTTACTATCTACTGTGGAcatatttcagtttcagctgtcaGTTCAAAAATGTGAGACACTTGTGATTTGTGAGGATGACGTATAAAAGAAGAAACTGGCAACCAAAGTCCTTCCtatgttgactgtgtgtgttcatgtgtgattTACCTTGTTGTTGTCATTGATGAGCTGCAGGGTGAGTCTGGTGTTGGTCAGCTCCATGGTCTCCAGCAGAGCTCGATAGGGAGACTCACCGGGCTTCAA belongs to Lates calcarifer isolate ASB-BC8 linkage group LG8, TLL_Latcal_v3, whole genome shotgun sequence and includes:
- the ganabb gene encoding neutral alpha-glucosidase AB isoform X1, with the translated sequence MASFTERMAPVLLLWLAVCLSGTWAVDRGNFKTCDQSAFCKRQRALKPGESPYRALLETMELTNTRLTLQLINDNNKVRLLLELYRLQGNITRVKINELKPLKPRYEVPDVLIREPPTEPLSLLSQDENGVVLSLGAESQRVIVSARPFRLDIMEGREVLMSLNSRGLLAFEHLRMRKDTFSYKVTSTVASVWDNIKRVFSSQADPEAEKKEEADPANQAEAAKEEEEKVEDVMWEETFKSHSDSKPNGPSAVSLDFSLPGVEHVYGIPEHADTLRLKTTDNGDPYRLYNLDVFQYELYNPMALYGAVPVMLAHNAQRTTGIFWLNAAETWVDISSNTAGKTVFGKMLDYVQGSSETPQTDVRWISESGIIDVFIMLGPTPNDVFSQYASLTGTQSFPPLASLGYHQCRWNYNDQEDVQSVDAGFDEHDIPYDFIWLDIEHTDGKRYFTWDPHKFATPKEMLQGLMDKKRKMVAIVDPHIKVDSNYKIHNEIRSRGFYIKNKDGGDYEGWCWPGSAGYPDFTRADMRAWWASMFAYDQYEGSMENLYTWNDMNEPSVFNGPEVTMHKDAMHGAWEHRDVHNLYGFYVQMATAEGLIQRSGGVERPFVLTRAFFAGSQRFGAVWTGDNAAEWDHLKISIPMCLSLGLVGISFCGADVGGFFKSPSTELLVRWYQTGAYQPFFRAHAHLDTPRREPWLFGPENTALIREAVRQRYTFMPYWYQQFYLAHRTGQPVMRPLWVEYPQDPATFALDDEFLIGRDLLVHPVTEEGARGVTAYLPGKDEVWFDIHTFQKHNGAQNLYIPVTMSSIPVFQRGGSIIPRKMRVRRSSSCMEHDPYTLYVALNPQRTAEGELYIDDGHTFNYEKKEFIHRRLSFANNVLSSVNLAPDAQFTTGSWIERIVILGASKPSKVTLKAADGQESQIEFEFDASMSVLTLRKPGMNSGADWTVTLQ
- the ganabb gene encoding neutral alpha-glucosidase AB isoform X2 — encoded protein: MASFTERMAPVLLLWLAVCLSGTWAVDRGNFKTCDQSAFCKRQRALKPGESPYRALLETMELTNTRLTLQLINDNNKVRLLLELYRLQGNITRVKINELKPLKPRYEVPDVLIREPPTEPLSLLSQDENGVVLSLGAESQRVIVSARPFRLDIMEGREVLMSLNSRGLLAFEHLRMRKDTQADPEAEKKEEADPANQAEAAKEEEEKVEDVMWEETFKSHSDSKPNGPSAVSLDFSLPGVEHVYGIPEHADTLRLKTTDNGDPYRLYNLDVFQYELYNPMALYGAVPVMLAHNAQRTTGIFWLNAAETWVDISSNTAGKTVFGKMLDYVQGSSETPQTDVRWISESGIIDVFIMLGPTPNDVFSQYASLTGTQSFPPLASLGYHQCRWNYNDQEDVQSVDAGFDEHDIPYDFIWLDIEHTDGKRYFTWDPHKFATPKEMLQGLMDKKRKMVAIVDPHIKVDSNYKIHNEIRSRGFYIKNKDGGDYEGWCWPGSAGYPDFTRADMRAWWASMFAYDQYEGSMENLYTWNDMNEPSVFNGPEVTMHKDAMHGAWEHRDVHNLYGFYVQMATAEGLIQRSGGVERPFVLTRAFFAGSQRFGAVWTGDNAAEWDHLKISIPMCLSLGLVGISFCGADVGGFFKSPSTELLVRWYQTGAYQPFFRAHAHLDTPRREPWLFGPENTALIREAVRQRYTFMPYWYQQFYLAHRTGQPVMRPLWVEYPQDPATFALDDEFLIGRDLLVHPVTEEGARGVTAYLPGKDEVWFDIHTFQKHNGAQNLYIPVTMSSIPVFQRGGSIIPRKMRVRRSSSCMEHDPYTLYVALNPQRTAEGELYIDDGHTFNYEKKEFIHRRLSFANNVLSSVNLAPDAQFTTGSWIERIVILGASKPSKVTLKAADGQESQIEFEFDASMSVLTLRKPGMNSGADWTVTLQ